From a region of the Castor canadensis chromosome 7, mCasCan1.hap1v2, whole genome shotgun sequence genome:
- the Vax1 gene encoding ventral anterior homeobox 1 — translation MFGKSDKMDVRCHSDTEAARVSKNAHKESREIKGAEGNLPAAFLKEPQGAFSASGAAEDCNKSKSNSAADPDYCRRILVRDAKGSIREIILPKGLDLDRPKRTRTSFTAEQLYRLEMEFQRCQYVVGRERTELARQLNLSETQVKVWFQNRRTKQKKDQGKDSELRSVVSETAATCSVLRLLEQGRLLSPPGLPALLPPCATGALGSALRGPSLPALGAGAAAGSAAAAAATAPGPAGAASQHPPAVGGAPGPGPAGPGGLHAGAPAAGHGLFSLPVPSLLGSVASRLSSAPLTMAGSLAGNLQELSARYLSSSAFEPYSRTNNKEGAEKKALD, via the exons ATGTTCGGGAAATCAGACAAAATGGACGTCCGGTGCCACTCGGACACCGAGGCCGCCCGGGTCTCGAAGAACGCTCACAAGGAGAGCCGGGAGATCAAGGGCGCGGAGGGGAACCTCCCGGCCGCCTTCCTCAAGGAGCCGCAGGGCGCCTTTTCGGCGTCTGGCGCTGCGGAAGATTGTAACAAAAGTAAATCCAATTCTGCAGCCGATCCGGATTACTGCCGCCGGATCCTGGTCCGAG ATGCCAAGGGTTCCATCCGAGAGATCATCCTGCCCAAGGGCTTGGATCTGGACCGGCCCAAGAGGACGCGCACGTCCTTCACAGCGGAGCAGCTCTACCGGCTGGAGATGGAGTTCCAGCGCTGCCAATACGTGGTGGGCCGCGAGAGGACCGAGCTCGCCAGGCAGCTCAACCTCTCCGAGACCCAG GTGAAAGTCTGGTTCCAGAACCGCCGCACCAAGCAGAAGAAGGACCAGGGCAAGGACTCAGAGCTGCGCTCAGTGGTATCGGAGACCGCAGCCACGTGCAGCGTTCTGCGGCTGCTGGAGCAGGGCCGCCTACTGTCGCCGCCCGGCCTGCCCGCGCTGCTGCCGCCTTGCGCCACCGGCGCTCTGGGCTCGGCGTTGCGCGGGCCCAGCCTACCGGCCCTGGGTGCGGGCGCTGCGGCGGGCTCGGCCGCTGCCGCCGCTGCCACCGCCCCGGGCCCCGCGGGTGCCGCGTCTCAGCATCCGCCGGCCGTCGGCGGCGCACCGGGCCCCGGGCCCGCGGGGCCGGGAGGACTGCATGCGGGAGCGCCGGCCGCCGGCCACGGCCTCTTCAGCCTGCCGGTCCCCTCGCTGCTGGGCTCTGTCGCCAGCCGCTTGTCTTCCGCCCCGTTGACAATGGCTGGTTCGCTAGCTGGGAATTTGCAAGAACTCTCCGCCCGGTACCTGAGCTCCTCGGCCTTCGAGCCTTACTCCCGGACCAACAATAAAGAAGGGGCCGAGAAAAAAGCGCTGGACTGA